The Rhizobium sp. CCGE531 genomic sequence GAACGACAGGTCACGGGAGGCCTTGTCGCGAGCGGCTTCCAGCCCCTTGATCGTGCTTTCGGCCTGCCGGCGCTGGGCCTGCAGCAGGTTGATATTGGCCTGCGCCGAAGCGATGGCGGCATCGCCGCCGACCAGGTTGGCCTTGGCTTGGTCGAGCGCGATGTTGGCGCTATCCAAGGCGGCCGTGGTGCCGACCGACTTCGACTGCAGTTCGGCAGCGCGCGTCTGGGTGATCTGCGCGCCACGGACTGTGGCTTGCAGGGCAACCTTCTGTGCCTGCGACTGCGCAAGAGCGGCCTGGCCGGCTGCGATCTGTGCATCGATGGTATGGAGCGAAAGCTGTTCGGTATCGAGTGAGGCCTGAGCCTGTTCCAGCGCCAGCTTGTAATCGCCGTCGTCGAGCGTCGTGAGAACGTCGCCGGCCTTGACCTGCTGGTTGGCAACGACGTTCACCTTGGCGACGTAGCCGGTAACCTTCGGCTGGATGGTCGCGATGTCGCCGCCGATATAGGCGTCATCGGTCGAGACCATGAAGCGGCCGTTCGTCCACCACTCATAGCCGTACCAGCCACCAGCTGCGAGAGCGACGACAAGGATGATCGGAAAAGCCAGGCTGCGCCGCTTCTTCTCCGGCGGCGGTGGGGCCGCAGGGACCGGAGCAGTGGGCGCAGCCTGGGCGGGGGCAGGATTGCCGCGCGTTTCGGCCACGGGAGTCTCGGCAGACACGCCGGCTTCCCGGGCTTCCACCTCGGCATCGGCGGGCTCGTCCACGATGCGCGCTACATTGTTTCCATGACTTGACGACATTGCCTTACCACCGAAATTCTGGCTAAATTAATCGAACCGAACGGTTCAGTTCAATTGACATA encodes the following:
- a CDS encoding HlyD family secretion protein, with translation MSSSHGNNVARIVDEPADAEVEAREAGVSAETPVAETRGNPAPAQAAPTAPVPAAPPPPEKKRRSLAFPIILVVALAAGGWYGYEWWTNGRFMVSTDDAYIGGDIATIQPKVTGYVAKVNVVANQQVKAGDVLTTLDDGDYKLALEQAQASLDTEQLSLHTIDAQIAAGQAALAQSQAQKVALQATVRGAQITQTRAAELQSKSVGTTAALDSANIALDQAKANLVGGDAAIASAQANINLLQAQRRQAESTIKGLEAARDKASRDLSFTVLKAPYDGIVGNRSVQEGDLVSPGQKLMAIVPIRQLYIDANFKETQIQHLVPGSKVNIHVDAYSDHPIVGTVESISPASGSVFSLLPPENATGNFTKIIQRMPVRIALPQDALNTGRLRAGLSVVVDVDTRTAPDK